From Salinirubellus salinus, the proteins below share one genomic window:
- a CDS encoding Mur ligase family protein, with amino-acid sequence MDDDPKIPRPGRDDRRPRRRALTRGRDHRRRLADIDVRIAVTGTRGKSSMVTWLHEAFVARGYDTYAKVTGEEPHSLYNGTLHPIERSGPVKLYETAAELRRFVPVDVLVVENQGIREYTTRLVNEDYVEPTLVVLTNVRRDHLDTLGEGYLGIARSLARSVPPGVQVVTGERNPEVLAYLERELARRDATLVRAVGPEVPLDPAAEQVALLEAALVLAGVTPLTTAEREAFAGRFEMAWARVPGGRVFDAANVNDVESTELVRRALQGDTPEVFQPVVYLRADRPGRTATYVQYLNWLAEAGLVEQVRVVGAHRDVLTRRLRVPVVAHDERIESAAEVLDAALADGWPVVLMGNAVPPFAQALRREVATRRHPVVVECEAETGEPVPADD; translated from the coding sequence CTGGACGATGACCCGAAGATTCCACGACCAGGTCGAGACGACCGTCGGCCGCGTCGGCGCGCGCTGACCCGTGGCCGTGACCACCGCCGGCGGCTGGCGGATATCGACGTTCGCATCGCCGTCACGGGCACCCGTGGGAAGTCCTCGATGGTGACGTGGCTCCACGAGGCGTTCGTGGCCCGCGGGTACGACACGTACGCGAAGGTCACCGGCGAGGAGCCACACTCGCTGTACAACGGGACGCTCCACCCCATCGAGCGGTCCGGACCCGTCAAACTCTACGAGACGGCTGCGGAACTCCGCCGGTTCGTGCCGGTGGACGTCCTCGTCGTCGAGAACCAGGGCATCCGGGAGTACACCACCCGACTGGTGAACGAGGACTACGTCGAACCGACGCTGGTCGTGCTGACGAACGTCCGTCGCGACCACCTCGACACGCTCGGGGAGGGCTACCTCGGCATCGCCCGCTCGCTGGCACGCTCGGTGCCACCCGGGGTGCAGGTCGTCACGGGCGAGCGGAACCCGGAGGTGCTGGCCTACCTCGAGCGCGAACTCGCGCGCCGTGACGCCACGCTGGTCCGGGCCGTCGGCCCCGAGGTGCCGCTCGACCCGGCGGCCGAGCAGGTGGCGCTCCTCGAGGCCGCGCTGGTGCTCGCGGGCGTCACACCGCTCACGACCGCAGAGCGCGAGGCGTTCGCCGGTCGGTTCGAGATGGCGTGGGCACGGGTCCCCGGTGGACGCGTCTTCGACGCCGCGAACGTCAACGACGTGGAGAGCACGGAACTCGTCCGTCGGGCGCTCCAGGGTGACACCCCGGAGGTGTTCCAGCCCGTCGTCTACCTCCGGGCGGACCGCCCCGGCCGTACCGCGACGTACGTCCAGTACCTGAACTGGCTCGCGGAGGCGGGACTGGTCGAGCAGGTGCGCGTCGTCGGCGCGCACCGGGACGTGCTGACCCGCCGGCTCCGGGTCCCAGTCGTCGCCCACGACGAGCGGATCGAGTCCGCCGCCGAGGTGCTCGACGCCGCCCTCGCGGACGGTTGGCCGGTGGTCCTGATGGGCAACGCCGTCCCGCCGTTCGCGCAGGCGCTCCGGCGCGAGGTCGCCACTCGGCGGCACCCGGTGGTCGTCGAGTGTGAGGCAGAGACGGGCGAACCGGTCCCCGCTGACGACTGA
- a CDS encoding poly-gamma-glutamate biosynthesis protein PgsC/CapC produces the protein MILVTLLVVLGLLVGAWAATARSYRLSGVVVVSLLAVYTLLSVWALPVFLLSTALAYVGLEVVQRRWLFYGRRLLLTAVLLGAVVPVVAVLAVTATVGRGIPDSGFLFYGSILPGIAAYNFHRQDADRRLVDAAATAALYLGLVVVGVVALVLWATPPCTTCGLLPRPPATYVTPVLLDAGSDVANILGFRTTLAEPPVGTLGLVTVVVGLGLALTEFVRFRWGLRSVGVVAIPLVVLFAFRTWWVLPLYVGTVAVVYAGVQVVHRRTLLYGRALLSLGSVLGVLVALPAAVALDLTGGASGLTTVFVGLLGGVGGYAVHATARRERAAMLVLSAGIFVVSFAVARLLVTPLPDGLGTPLTGWHVAAGVVVLAAAAWQAYDLERFRPSQRRLLDASPFTTEVTGR, from the coding sequence ATGATACTCGTCACGCTGCTGGTCGTCCTGGGGCTCCTCGTCGGCGCGTGGGCCGCGACGGCGCGTAGCTACCGGCTCAGCGGAGTGGTCGTCGTCTCGCTGCTGGCGGTCTACACCCTCCTGAGCGTGTGGGCACTCCCCGTGTTCCTCCTGAGCACCGCCCTCGCGTACGTCGGCCTGGAGGTCGTCCAGCGGCGCTGGCTGTTCTACGGCCGGCGTCTCCTGCTCACGGCCGTCCTGCTCGGTGCCGTCGTCCCTGTCGTCGCCGTGCTCGCCGTGACGGCCACGGTCGGCCGCGGCATCCCGGACAGCGGGTTCCTGTTCTACGGGAGCATCCTGCCGGGGATCGCCGCCTACAACTTCCACCGACAGGACGCCGACCGACGGCTGGTGGACGCCGCCGCGACCGCGGCGCTCTACCTCGGCCTCGTCGTGGTCGGCGTCGTGGCGCTCGTCCTCTGGGCGACGCCGCCGTGCACGACCTGTGGGCTCCTGCCGCGCCCGCCCGCGACGTACGTGACGCCGGTCCTGCTCGACGCGGGGTCGGACGTCGCGAACATCCTCGGGTTCCGGACGACGCTGGCCGAGCCGCCGGTCGGGACGCTCGGGCTGGTCACCGTCGTCGTGGGTCTCGGGCTGGCGCTGACGGAGTTCGTCCGGTTCCGCTGGGGGCTCCGGTCGGTCGGCGTCGTCGCCATCCCGCTCGTGGTCCTGTTCGCGTTCCGGACCTGGTGGGTGCTCCCGCTGTACGTCGGCACCGTCGCCGTCGTCTACGCCGGCGTGCAGGTCGTCCACCGCCGGACCCTGCTGTACGGCCGAGCGCTCCTCTCGCTGGGGTCGGTCCTGGGCGTGCTGGTGGCGCTCCCGGCGGCGGTAGCCCTCGACCTCACCGGCGGTGCCAGCGGGCTCACGACGGTGTTCGTCGGCCTGCTCGGTGGGGTCGGCGGCTACGCGGTCCACGCCACCGCGCGGCGCGAACGGGCGGCGATGCTCGTCCTGAGCGCGGGCATCTTCGTCGTCTCGTTCGCCGTGGCCCGACTGCTGGTCACGCCGCTGCCGGACGGCCTCGGGACGCCGCTCACCGGCTGGCACGTCGCCGCCGGCGTCGTCGTCCTCGCCGCCGCCGCGTGGCAGGCGTACGATCTCGAACGGTTCAGACCGAGCCAGCGGCGACTGCTGGACGCGTCGCCGTTCACGACGGAGGTGACTGGACGATGA
- a CDS encoding bifunctional nuclease family protein: MTHEARVRGLGMSVTESGPDAPVVMLEADGRVVPIFISTDQAQSIQHALDRDPFDRPLTHDLLVEMVGEFGAAIDRVRIDALTGGTFLAKIDAEQYRDGERRAVTFDARPSDAIAVALRLDCPIQVSDDVLAEAGRSPEEFDVT, encoded by the coding sequence ATGACGCACGAGGCCAGGGTTCGGGGGTTGGGCATGAGCGTCACCGAGAGTGGACCCGACGCCCCGGTCGTGATGCTCGAGGCCGACGGCCGGGTGGTCCCCATCTTCATCAGCACCGACCAGGCCCAGTCCATCCAGCACGCGCTCGACCGGGACCCGTTCGACCGCCCCCTGACCCACGACCTCCTCGTGGAGATGGTCGGCGAGTTCGGCGCCGCCATCGACCGCGTCCGCATCGACGCGCTGACCGGCGGGACGTTCCTCGCGAAGATCGACGCCGAGCAGTACCGCGACGGCGAACGCCGCGCCGTCACCTTCGACGCTCGCCCCTCCGACGCCATCGCCGTCGCGCTGCGACTGGACTGTCCCATCCAGGTCAGCGACGACGTGCTGGCGGAGGCCGGGCGCTCGCCGGAGGAGTTCGACGTGACCTGA
- a CDS encoding MFS transporter: MSLWFSASAVAPELAAAWGLTPGEVGLLTSAVQVGFVVGALLSAALTLSDAVPPRYLFAASAVAGAGATAALAASVDTLVPAVALRFLTGVALAGVYPPGMKIAAGWFTEARGLAIGTVVGALTVGSALPHLLRALGGVGRPRLVLFGASGLAVLAAGLILLVRPGPHQAPAAPFDPAAVRRVVSDRATTLANLGYFGHMWELYAVWTWLPAYLVATRAVDGASGLASLLTFGTIAVGGVGAVAAGRYADRLGRTRVTSAAMVVSGSASVLAGAFFGLPLVALLPFLLVWGVTIVADSAQFSAAVTELADPAYVGTALTLQTAVGFLLTTVSIQLVPVLQGAVGWQWAFAPLVVGPVLGTLAMQRLRRRPEAARLAGGRG, from the coding sequence ATGAGTCTCTGGTTCTCGGCGTCGGCCGTCGCGCCGGAGCTCGCCGCCGCGTGGGGACTCACCCCGGGTGAGGTCGGCCTCCTCACGAGCGCCGTGCAGGTCGGGTTCGTCGTGGGGGCGCTCCTCTCGGCCGCGCTCACGCTCTCGGACGCGGTGCCGCCGCGCTACCTGTTCGCCGCGAGCGCTGTCGCCGGCGCGGGCGCGACGGCCGCCCTCGCCGCCAGTGTCGACACGCTCGTCCCCGCCGTCGCGCTCCGGTTCCTGACCGGCGTGGCGCTGGCGGGCGTCTATCCGCCCGGGATGAAGATCGCCGCGGGGTGGTTCACCGAGGCGCGTGGCCTCGCCATCGGCACCGTCGTCGGCGCCCTGACGGTGGGGTCCGCGCTCCCGCACCTCCTGCGGGCGCTCGGCGGCGTGGGACGCCCGCGCCTCGTCCTGTTCGGGGCGAGCGGCCTCGCCGTGCTCGCGGCGGGGCTGATACTGCTCGTCCGCCCCGGCCCGCATCAGGCCCCGGCGGCTCCGTTCGACCCCGCGGCCGTCCGGCGGGTCGTCTCGGACCGCGCCACCACGCTGGCGAACCTCGGCTACTTCGGGCACATGTGGGAGCTGTACGCGGTCTGGACGTGGCTCCCGGCCTACCTGGTGGCGACGCGGGCCGTCGACGGCGCGAGCGGCCTCGCCTCACTGCTGACGTTCGGGACCATCGCCGTCGGTGGCGTCGGGGCCGTGGCCGCGGGACGCTACGCCGACCGCCTCGGCCGGACGCGGGTCACGAGCGCCGCGATGGTCGTCTCCGGGTCCGCGTCGGTGCTGGCGGGCGCGTTCTTCGGCCTCCCGCTCGTCGCGCTGCTCCCCTTCCTGCTCGTCTGGGGCGTGACCATCGTGGCCGACTCCGCGCAGTTCTCCGCGGCCGTCACCGAGCTCGCCGACCCGGCCTACGTCGGGACGGCGCTCACCCTCCAGACGGCCGTCGGGTTCCTGCTGACGACGGTGTCGATACAGCTGGTGCCGGTGCTGCAAGGGGCCGTCGGCTGGCAGTGGGCGTTCGCGCCGCTCGTCGTCGGACCGGTGCTGGGGACGCTGGCGATGCAGCGACTCCGAAGGCGGCCGGAGGCCGCACGGCTCGCTGGCGGGCGTGGATAG
- a CDS encoding enoyl-CoA hydratase/isomerase family protein has translation MSDSRLVEEWEYARLEVEGHRADVTMTRSDKRNAMNEPLLEQLREAIEAADAHDEVRALVLQGDGPVFCAGMDLEMMRDRKESGATAERFPRLLETIESVSVPTVAAVKRAAPAGAFELTLPFDFRVLGSDARYGVLEVQLGTFPHGGATQRLPRLVGLSNAKRIVLTGDWVDPEEARTMGLVHDVVPDNEVDARARDLADDLCENAPLGMANAKVALNAALETPLDEGLELERTLGAQLDDTYDYHEGFSARIEDREPEFEGR, from the coding sequence ATGAGTGACAGTCGACTCGTGGAGGAGTGGGAGTACGCCCGTCTGGAGGTCGAGGGACACCGCGCGGACGTGACCATGACCCGGTCGGACAAGCGCAACGCGATGAACGAACCGCTGCTGGAGCAGTTGCGCGAGGCCATCGAGGCCGCGGACGCCCACGACGAGGTGCGCGCGCTGGTCCTGCAGGGCGACGGGCCGGTGTTCTGCGCGGGGATGGACCTCGAGATGATGCGTGACCGGAAGGAGTCGGGTGCGACGGCCGAGCGGTTCCCTCGCCTGCTCGAGACCATCGAGTCGGTGTCGGTGCCGACCGTCGCGGCCGTCAAGCGCGCGGCCCCGGCCGGCGCGTTCGAGTTGACCCTCCCGTTCGACTTCCGGGTCCTCGGCAGCGACGCTCGCTACGGGGTGCTGGAGGTCCAACTCGGGACGTTCCCGCACGGCGGGGCGACCCAGCGGCTCCCGCGGCTCGTGGGGCTCTCGAACGCGAAGCGAATCGTCCTCACCGGCGACTGGGTCGACCCCGAGGAAGCGAGGACGATGGGACTGGTCCACGACGTGGTCCCGGACAACGAGGTGGACGCCCGTGCCCGCGACCTCGCGGACGACCTCTGCGAGAACGCGCCGCTCGGGATGGCGAACGCGAAGGTGGCGCTGAACGCGGCGCTGGAGACGCCGCTCGACGAGGGGCTGGAACTGGAGCGCACGCTCGGCGCCCAGCTGGACGACACGTACGACTACCACGAGGGGTTCAGCGCACGCATCGAGGACCGCGAGCCGGAGTTCGAGGGACGCTAG
- a CDS encoding helix-turn-helix transcriptional regulator translates to MPVTPLDDVEFLASSANRVRVLETLAERSATRPELHDVTGISRPTLGRVLTDAEARGWVDRAGREYRLTPLGRLLFDAFGDLLETVETTQRLRAVAPHLPLAALPFDLSHLRDATVTVPHSPDPSAHLRRVGDLVQTAERVRFLGANVYPETVARQRDLVSRGQTYEITLAAAAVDVTRTHPETAATVRELLDSDAVRLYRYEGSVPFSLVTVDDTALVLPYDEEDTPCALLETSDPVVHEWVDRTLDEYREAATRVTAADFDSLD, encoded by the coding sequence ATGCCCGTCACGCCGCTCGACGACGTCGAGTTCCTCGCTAGCTCCGCGAACCGGGTGCGGGTGCTGGAGACGCTGGCCGAACGGTCCGCCACCCGCCCGGAACTCCACGACGTGACCGGTATCAGTCGGCCGACGCTCGGGCGCGTCCTCACCGACGCCGAGGCCCGTGGGTGGGTCGACCGTGCGGGGCGCGAGTACCGGCTGACCCCGCTCGGTCGGCTCCTCTTCGACGCGTTCGGCGACCTCCTGGAGACGGTCGAGACCACGCAGCGACTCCGGGCGGTGGCCCCGCACCTCCCGCTGGCGGCGCTGCCGTTCGACCTCTCACACCTCCGGGACGCGACTGTCACGGTGCCGCACTCGCCGGACCCGTCGGCCCACCTCCGGCGGGTCGGCGACCTCGTCCAGACGGCCGAGAGGGTCCGGTTCCTCGGTGCGAACGTCTACCCCGAGACGGTCGCGAGGCAGCGTGACCTCGTGAGTCGGGGACAGACCTACGAGATAACCCTCGCAGCGGCCGCCGTCGACGTGACTCGGACGCACCCCGAGACGGCCGCGACCGTCCGTGAACTGCTGGATTCCGATGCTGTCAGGCTCTACCGGTACGAGGGGTCGGTCCCGTTCTCGCTGGTGACCGTCGACGACACCGCACTCGTCCTCCCGTACGACGAGGAGGACACCCCCTGTGCCTTGCTCGAGACGAGCGACCCAGTCGTCCACGAGTGGGTCGACCGGACGCTGGACGAGTACCGTGAGGCCGCCACGCGCGTGACCGCGGCCGACTTCGACTCGCTCGACTAG
- a CDS encoding halocyanin domain-containing protein: MDRIGISRRDYLLGTGALVLATTLAGCGARGRTPTPTPTRSPTEPTLGSEPDYGTWFDGVSTYTGTEDWRGRETVTVIVGSKGSLGYFKFAPPAVAVSPGTTVRFAWSGHGGSHDVVALDGSFTSGPLTDRPGHVFEHRFETPGVHRYYCTPHRGMGMRGAVTVLA; the protein is encoded by the coding sequence ATGGACAGGATCGGCATCAGCCGACGGGACTACCTGCTCGGGACGGGCGCACTGGTGCTGGCGACGACGCTCGCCGGCTGTGGCGCGCGTGGCCGGACACCCACTCCCACGCCGACGCGGTCCCCGACCGAGCCGACGCTCGGCTCGGAACCGGACTACGGCACCTGGTTCGACGGCGTGAGCACCTACACCGGCACCGAAGACTGGCGCGGCCGTGAGACGGTCACGGTCATCGTCGGGTCGAAGGGGTCGCTCGGCTACTTCAAGTTCGCGCCCCCGGCGGTCGCGGTCTCACCCGGCACCACCGTCCGCTTCGCGTGGTCCGGGCACGGTGGCAGTCACGACGTGGTCGCACTGGACGGGTCGTTCACGAGCGGCCCGCTGACCGACCGACCGGGCCACGTCTTCGAACACCGGTTCGAGACGCCCGGCGTCCACCGGTACTACTGCACCCCGCACCGCGGGATGGGGATGCGCGGGGCCGTCACGGTGCTCGCGTAG
- a CDS encoding helix-turn-helix transcriptional regulator codes for MTTPLDDVEFLARSAHRVHVLETLHRGATTRGDLRDRTGIAQATLTRTLDDLVERRWARKRGRVYELTPLGVVLAVEFADLLETVETMQRLQSLAEWLPAFPFDLRLLADATVTLPTDTDVLAHVGRVERLLDGADSSWVLAGSVFHESLERQHRRSTGRGQRQVAVLSAAALERARSDPELRQLAADLLASGCVDVYRYDGTVPVMLGLVDEVALVAPLDESGVPRGLVESTDPTVREWVATTLREYVEGAEPVTATAFTG; via the coding sequence ATGACCACCCCACTCGACGACGTCGAGTTCCTCGCTCGCTCGGCACACAGGGTACACGTACTGGAGACACTCCACCGGGGTGCCACGACCCGGGGCGATCTGCGGGACCGGACCGGCATCGCGCAGGCGACGCTCACGCGGACGCTCGACGACCTGGTCGAGCGACGCTGGGCCAGGAAGCGTGGTCGAGTCTACGAGCTGACGCCGCTCGGGGTCGTCCTCGCCGTCGAGTTCGCCGACCTGCTGGAGACGGTCGAGACGATGCAGCGACTGCAGTCGCTGGCCGAGTGGCTCCCCGCGTTCCCGTTCGACCTGCGGCTGCTCGCCGACGCGACGGTGACGCTCCCGACGGACACGGACGTGCTCGCCCACGTCGGGCGCGTCGAGCGACTGCTGGACGGCGCGGACTCCTCGTGGGTCCTCGCCGGGTCCGTGTTCCACGAGTCGCTCGAACGCCAGCACCGGCGCTCGACCGGGCGTGGCCAGCGACAGGTGGCGGTCCTCTCTGCCGCCGCGCTGGAGCGGGCCCGGTCGGACCCGGAGCTACGCCAGCTCGCCGCGGACCTGCTGGCGTCGGGCTGCGTCGACGTCTACCGGTACGACGGGACGGTGCCAGTGATGCTCGGTCTCGTCGACGAGGTGGCGCTCGTCGCCCCGCTCGACGAGAGCGGCGTCCCCCGTGGTCTCGTCGAGAGCACAGACCCGACCGTCCGGGAGTGGGTGGCGACGACCCTCCGCGAGTACGTCGAGGGGGCCGAACCGGTGACGGCCACGGCGTTCACCGGGTGA
- a CDS encoding M3 family oligoendopeptidase gives MSSRPRSAVPERHRWDLSRVFADADAWEAAHADLTDRINDLHTRAESATDSATALQDALDTYERAVCLDQRVSLYASLREKTDTSDETRTERATRARKTSAALEEARRALFRHLAAHPDAVERHRDGVGDRFAGLLEDVLREREHTLGPEGERVLAAVSDALDSPKRTYWTVTNEDFDAPTVAGPGGGDAVEVTWLRLQTALRHPDREFRRRAFEAYYERLGRVEGTATRAIADVVASHVARADARDYDSVREMALRKETYPSTGRRLALPESVHDTLTGTVHEALDPWHRAHERRRETLGVDQLRPWDLRVPLATHRDDVADADPEVSVDEATNLLLDAVAPLGEAYRETLAGLLAERRVDALPHADREDLLGFGPWGYDPGPYLFVTYDGTVKAASILAHELGHAVAAEHLREARDPLDATMPRPVEEVPSLLHELLLADHLFDERPDLAPFARDRLLEFLGGNLFRTARNATLGHRAHRHVEDGGDLGRERLAGWHTDLVAEFQPAVEPPETDRRWLAGSYRREPYHHYQYVLGAAGSTAVFDGLRAGDLTPADYRTFLRTGATEDSVTMLSRLGADPREPSTYERAATVFDRYVD, from the coding sequence ATGTCATCACGACCACGCTCCGCCGTCCCAGAACGGCACCGCTGGGACCTCTCTCGCGTCTTCGCCGACGCCGACGCCTGGGAGGCCGCCCACGCCGACCTGACCGACCGCATCAACGACCTCCACACCCGCGCCGAGAGCGCGACCGACTCCGCGACGGCGCTGCAAGACGCCCTCGACACCTACGAGCGGGCCGTCTGTCTCGACCAGCGGGTCTCGCTCTACGCCAGCCTCCGCGAGAAGACCGACACCAGCGACGAAACCCGGACCGAGCGGGCGACCCGCGCCCGCAAGACGAGCGCCGCACTCGAGGAGGCCAGACGGGCGCTGTTCCGCCACCTCGCGGCCCACCCCGACGCCGTCGAGCGCCACCGCGACGGCGTCGGCGACCGCTTCGCCGGGTTGCTCGAAGACGTCCTCCGCGAGCGCGAGCACACCCTCGGCCCGGAGGGCGAACGGGTCCTCGCGGCCGTCTCGGACGCACTCGACTCGCCGAAGCGGACCTACTGGACCGTCACGAACGAGGACTTCGACGCGCCAACCGTCGCGGGACCGGGCGGCGGCGACGCCGTCGAGGTGACGTGGCTCCGTCTCCAGACCGCACTCCGACACCCCGACCGCGAGTTCCGTCGTCGTGCGTTCGAGGCCTACTACGAGCGCCTCGGGCGTGTCGAGGGCACTGCCACGCGGGCCATCGCCGACGTGGTCGCCTCGCACGTCGCCCGCGCCGACGCCCGGGACTACGACTCCGTGCGGGAGATGGCGCTGCGGAAGGAGACCTACCCCTCGACCGGTCGGCGACTCGCCCTTCCCGAGTCGGTCCACGACACGCTGACCGGGACCGTCCACGAGGCCCTCGACCCGTGGCACCGCGCCCACGAGCGCCGACGCGAGACGCTCGGCGTCGACCAGTTACGGCCGTGGGACCTCCGGGTACCGCTGGCCACACATCGGGACGACGTGGCGGACGCGGACCCCGAGGTGTCCGTCGACGAGGCCACCAACCTCCTCCTCGACGCCGTGGCACCGCTCGGCGAGGCGTACCGCGAGACGCTCGCGGGACTGCTGGCGGAGCGCCGCGTCGACGCGCTGCCCCACGCCGACCGCGAGGACCTGCTGGGGTTCGGCCCGTGGGGGTACGACCCCGGCCCGTACCTGTTCGTCACCTACGACGGGACGGTGAAGGCCGCCTCCATCCTCGCGCACGAACTCGGCCACGCCGTGGCCGCCGAACACCTCCGGGAGGCCCGCGACCCGCTGGACGCGACGATGCCCCGGCCCGTCGAGGAGGTGCCGAGCCTCCTCCACGAACTCCTGCTGGCCGACCACCTGTTCGACGAGCGGCCCGACCTCGCCCCGTTCGCCCGCGACCGCCTGCTGGAGTTCCTCGGCGGCAACCTCTTCCGCACGGCCCGGAACGCCACCCTCGGCCACCGGGCCCACCGCCACGTCGAGGACGGTGGCGACCTCGGCCGCGAGCGCCTCGCCGGGTGGCACACCGACCTCGTCGCGGAGTTCCAGCCGGCCGTCGAGCCGCCGGAAACGGACCGCCGCTGGCTGGCCGGGAGCTACCGCCGCGAGCCCTACCACCACTACCAGTACGTCCTCGGCGCCGCCGGTTCGACCGCCGTCTTCGACGGACTGCGCGCGGGCGACCTCACACCGGCCGACTACCGGACCTTCCTCCGGACCGGCGCCACGGAGGACTCGGTGACGATGCTCTCGCGGTTGGGGGCCGACCCGCGCGAGCCGTCGACCTACGAGCGGGCGGCCACGGTGTTCGACCGGTACGTCGACTGA
- a CDS encoding aminopeptidase: MDERVSRHAEVLVEHCTGVERGDEVLIRAPSVAEDLVVALYERVGERGANATTWLRSPRAGRARARAMDADDFSTSEHRLAAMEATDVVILVQGARNRAAQCDVDPAKGSPASRARQPVLEARLDTRWVITQHPTAADAQAAERSTEAWRDTVYDAVDRDWAALRERQQRIADRLDATDEVRVSADGVDLTLDVSGMDAADDHATHNLPGGEVFTVPRLDGVDGEATFDVPVRRHGREVRNARLVFEDGRVVAHDAETGRAVLDELLATDEGASRVGELGFGTNRGITEATGRTLFDEKMGDTVHVALGDALPECVPEGVDTNESAVHVDLITDVGSGEVRFDGEVVQAGGAWWFEREA; encoded by the coding sequence GTGGACGAACGCGTCAGCAGACACGCCGAGGTACTGGTCGAGCACTGCACCGGGGTCGAGCGCGGCGACGAGGTGCTGATCCGCGCGCCCTCGGTCGCCGAGGACCTCGTGGTCGCGCTCTACGAACGCGTCGGCGAGCGGGGTGCGAACGCGACGACGTGGCTCCGGAGCCCTCGCGCCGGCCGAGCGAGAGCGCGGGCGATGGACGCCGACGACTTCTCGACGAGCGAGCACCGCCTCGCCGCGATGGAGGCCACGGACGTCGTGATACTCGTGCAGGGCGCCCGGAACCGCGCCGCTCAGTGCGACGTCGACCCGGCCAAGGGGTCACCGGCGAGCCGCGCACGCCAGCCCGTCCTCGAAGCCCGACTGGACACCCGGTGGGTCATCACCCAGCATCCGACGGCGGCGGACGCGCAGGCGGCCGAGCGGAGCACCGAGGCGTGGCGCGACACCGTCTACGACGCGGTCGACCGCGACTGGGCAGCGCTGCGCGAGCGCCAGCAGCGCATCGCCGACCGACTCGACGCGACCGACGAGGTCCGGGTCAGCGCGGACGGGGTCGACCTCACCCTCGACGTCTCGGGGATGGACGCGGCCGACGACCACGCCACCCACAACCTCCCCGGCGGCGAGGTGTTCACCGTCCCACGACTCGACGGCGTGGACGGCGAGGCCACCTTCGACGTGCCGGTGCGCCGTCACGGCCGTGAGGTCCGGAACGCTCGCCTCGTCTTCGAGGACGGCCGCGTGGTAGCGCACGACGCCGAGACCGGTCGTGCGGTGCTGGACGAACTGCTGGCGACCGACGAGGGCGCGAGCCGGGTCGGCGAACTCGGCTTCGGGACCAACCGCGGCATCACCGAGGCGACGGGCCGGACGCTGTTCGACGAGAAGATGGGTGACACGGTCCACGTGGCGCTGGGCGACGCGCTTCCGGAGTGCGTGCCGGAGGGGGTGGACACGAACGAGAGTGCGGTGCACGTGGACCTGATCACCGACGTGGGGTCGGGCGAGGTCCGGTTCGACGGCGAGGTGGTGCAGGCGGGTGGCGCGTGGTGGTTCGAGCGCGAGGCGTGA
- a CDS encoding AAA family ATPase, producing the protein MDVPDAADACTAVLDAVSEAVIADRQFLETVLTGVVSKGHVLLEDVPGTGKTLTARSVATALGLSFSRVQFTPDLLPTDVTGSNVYNERDRTFEFREGPIFANVVLADEINRAPPKTQSALLEAMEEEQVTVDGETHALPDPFFVIATQNPVEQEGTFPLPEAQVDRFAVKTAVGYPDEEGEVELLRRRAGRSTRSPDVESVLSPEEVAALRETPESVRVDEDLLQYMARVARATRTDRRVEVGVSPRGTQRLFEAARAHAVLAGREYVTPDDVKRMGLPVLAHRLVLTPDAKVEDVDKRDVVEAILGQVPVPTV; encoded by the coding sequence ATGGACGTACCCGACGCCGCCGACGCCTGCACCGCGGTCCTCGACGCGGTGAGCGAGGCGGTCATCGCGGACCGGCAGTTCCTCGAAACCGTCCTCACCGGCGTGGTCTCGAAGGGCCACGTCCTGCTGGAGGACGTCCCCGGCACCGGCAAGACCCTCACCGCCCGCTCCGTCGCCACCGCGCTCGGCCTCTCGTTCTCCCGCGTCCAGTTCACGCCCGACCTGCTCCCGACGGACGTGACGGGGTCGAACGTCTACAACGAGCGCGACCGGACCTTCGAGTTCCGGGAGGGCCCCATCTTCGCGAACGTCGTCCTCGCCGACGAGATCAACCGGGCGCCGCCGAAGACGCAGTCGGCACTCCTCGAAGCGATGGAGGAGGAACAGGTGACCGTCGACGGCGAGACGCACGCTCTCCCGGACCCGTTCTTCGTCATCGCGACGCAGAACCCGGTGGAGCAGGAGGGGACCTTCCCGTTGCCGGAGGCGCAGGTCGACCGCTTCGCCGTCAAGACGGCCGTCGGCTACCCCGACGAGGAGGGGGAGGTCGAACTCCTCCGGCGGCGGGCGGGTCGCTCGACCCGGTCGCCGGACGTGGAGTCCGTGCTGTCCCCCGAGGAGGTGGCGGCACTCCGCGAGACGCCCGAGTCCGTCCGGGTCGACGAGGACCTGCTGCAGTACATGGCTCGGGTCGCACGGGCGACCCGGACCGACCGCCGGGTCGAGGTCGGCGTCTCGCCGCGCGGCACGCAGCGCCTGTTCGAAGCGGCCCGTGCCCACGCCGTCCTCGCCGGTCGGGAATACGTCACGCCGGACGACGTCAAGCGGATGGGGCTGCCCGTCCTCGCCCATCGGCTCGTCCTCACCCCGGACGCGAAGGTGGAGGACGTGGACAAGCGGGACGTCGTCGAGGCCATCCTCGGACAGGTCCCGGTCCCGACCGTCTGA